The nucleotide window CTGGCCGTGCGAGTGTCCCCTTGAGGGGTGACAATCGGAGGCGCGGCGGGAGCGACTCCGGCCGCTTGCAGCGAAGCAACACGAGTGGAGATCTCCGGCTGGAAACGATTGATCGTTAACGAACGTTGATAGTTGGCGAGTGCCTGTGCGTGATCGCCGGACATTTCGCGCAGGCGGCCCAAAGCTGTGAGCGCACGGCTATTCTGTGGTTCGATGGTGATCGCTTCGACAAGTTTCGTCGTGGCTTGTGGCAGTTGGTTGCTTTCCTCAAGCAAGCGCGCCAGTTCGATCCGCGGATCGGCTAGCTTCGGGCTCCGCTGTGCCCAACCTTCGAGCAATCGGAATGCAGCATCAGGGCGGTTGGTCTCGCTCAGGAGCACGGCCAGCCCGCGGTAACATTCCGTGTGATTGGGGTCGTATTCCAAGCACTGATTGTAGAGTTGCTCCGCCTGGGCCAGATTTGCCGTGTTGTTTTGCAGCTTGGCGGCTTTGTGTGTTGCCGCGGCCAAGTTGTAGTAGCTGGTGGCGTCTTTGGGATTGGTGGCCACGGCACGCTGGAACTGATCGGCCGCCTGCGCGTAGTTGCCGGACTGATACAGACGCACGCCCTCGGCATTCATCGCGTGGGTATTCATTTGCTGGCAACCTGAAGCAACCAGGCAGGGCAGAGCGGCGGCGAGCAATCGGGAAAGCGTCGAATTCGACATCACGGGCAACGCGCGGAGCGTTCTCCTCGGGCGGTACAGTTAGTTCCGTCGCGGAGCGTAGCGAAGAGTTTTCAGAGCTGCAAGTTCGGCTCAAAGAGGTTGCTAGCAGTGGACTCCTCCTGAGCCGCCAGGCGTAAGCCGGCGGGTTGAACTCTCACTGGCTCAACCCGCCGGCTTACGCCTGGCGGCTCACGGGGCGTTGCAATCGTTACGGCCCTCACAAGTGCGACTTTCGCGTAAGTTTCCGCAGAATTCCAGGGTCGAATCCTTTCTCAGATTTGCAATGTCGCCGAAATCGGGAATGTTTGCGTGACCTCCCAAGTCACTCATAAGCTAAGCTCCCCGCTGGCTCCCCTTCCCGCCTCGCGACCCCCTCGCACAGGAGACTCCCACCGTGGCCAAGACTTCAACTGCACGCAAGACCAAGTCCACTTCGAAGAAGACCGCCAGCTCGACGAAGGCCAAAACTGCCTCAGCGAAGAAGCGTACCGCCAAAAAGCCTGCCGCCAAGAAGTCAGCCAAGCCGCGTAAGGCGAAACCTCCCGGTGAAGAAGAAGTGACCATCGACCGTCGCCGTGGTCAGCGTCGCGAAGAAGCGACAGATGCCGCACCGAAGGCCGAACGTCGCGATAAGGTGCAGCGTCGTCGCC belongs to Lacipirellulaceae bacterium and includes:
- a CDS encoding tetratricopeptide repeat protein, with amino-acid sequence MSNSTLSRLLAAALPCLVASGCQQMNTHAMNAEGVRLYQSGNYAQAADQFQRAVATNPKDATSYYNLAAATHKAAKLQNNTANLAQAEQLYNQCLEYDPNHTECYRGLAVLLSETNRPDAAFRLLEGWAQRSPKLADPRIELARLLEESNQLPQATTKLVEAITIEPQNSRALTALGRLREMSGDHAQALANYQRSLTINRFQPEISTRVASLQAAGVAPAAPPIVTPQGDTRTASQWQPVVRY